In a genomic window of Thiosocius teredinicola:
- a CDS encoding sigma-54-dependent transcriptional regulator, protein MSDSLLIIEDELLLGKEMQRRFVKQGWDVMLADDIASARRYFIDDGLQPLVVLADMNLPDGTSLDLLDELRETTTVKGEWILLTAYGTIPDSVRALHLGAHDFLEKPVDDARLDLAIQRAARSARAHRRLLNESANQAAKNGAERFIGRSERAKETRHLLRQIGQADFSALVLRGDTGTGKGLAARILHYGGPRAEGPMVEVNCAALPDELLESELFGHEAGAFTGAKGRREGLFEQAHGGTLFLDEIGEMELGLQAKLLKAVEDRRIRRVGGNREITIDVRIIAATNRDLETEVAANRFRSDLYHRLSVFQIVLPSLSQRLEDIEDLVTAFVAEFNERTNRKIETVPHEVWEKLKAYHWPGNVRELRNVIERCVLLSEGNSLDPRWLQLGSSAPPPSMPENGNQIVFPIDGSISLDEMERRMIEEALKRKRGNVTKAAGLLGISRQTMRYRIEKHHIDVSELH, encoded by the coding sequence ATGTCTGATTCCTTATTGATCATTGAAGACGAGCTCCTGCTCGGCAAAGAAATGCAACGCCGCTTTGTGAAACAGGGCTGGGATGTCATGCTCGCCGACGACATTGCCTCCGCTCGCCGCTACTTCATCGACGATGGCCTGCAACCGCTGGTGGTGCTCGCCGACATGAACCTGCCGGATGGCACCAGCCTCGACCTGCTCGACGAGTTGCGCGAAACGACGACCGTCAAAGGCGAATGGATTCTGCTGACCGCGTACGGCACGATTCCCGATTCGGTGCGCGCATTGCACCTGGGCGCGCACGACTTTCTCGAAAAGCCGGTCGACGATGCGCGACTCGACCTCGCGATTCAGCGCGCCGCACGCAGTGCGCGGGCTCACCGTCGCCTGCTGAACGAGTCGGCGAATCAGGCGGCGAAGAATGGCGCAGAACGCTTTATCGGGCGTAGTGAACGCGCCAAGGAGACACGCCACCTGCTACGCCAGATCGGCCAAGCCGATTTCAGCGCGTTGGTATTGCGTGGCGATACAGGTACCGGCAAGGGGCTGGCCGCGCGCATCCTCCACTATGGCGGCCCGCGCGCGGAAGGACCGATGGTCGAAGTCAACTGCGCCGCCCTGCCCGATGAACTGCTCGAATCCGAGCTGTTCGGTCACGAGGCCGGCGCATTCACCGGCGCCAAGGGCCGTCGCGAAGGCCTGTTCGAGCAAGCGCACGGCGGAACACTGTTTCTCGACGAGATCGGCGAAATGGAACTTGGCCTGCAGGCCAAGCTGTTGAAGGCCGTCGAAGATCGACGTATCCGACGGGTGGGCGGCAATCGCGAGATAACGATCGATGTGCGCATCATCGCGGCAACCAACCGCGACCTCGAGACCGAGGTCGCCGCCAACCGCTTCCGTAGCGATCTCTATCACCGTTTGAGCGTGTTTCAGATCGTGCTGCCGAGTCTCTCGCAGCGACTGGAAGATATCGAAGACCTCGTTACCGCCTTTGTTGCCGAGTTCAACGAGCGCACCAACCGCAAGATCGAAACGGTGCCGCACGAGGTTTGGGAAAAGCTGAAGGCTTACCACTGGCCCGGCAACGTGCGTGAACTGCGAAACGTGATCGAGCGATGCGTGTTGCTTTCCGAAGGTAACTCACTCGACCCACGCTGGCTGCAGCTTGGATCATCCGCGCCGCCACCGTCGATGCCCGAGAACGGCAACCAGATCGTGTTCCCGATTGACGGCAGCATCAGCCTCGATGAAATGGAGCGCAGGATGATCGAGGAAGCGTTGAAACGGAAGCGCGGCAACGTGACGAAAGCCGCTGGACTCCTGGGGATCAGCAGACAGACGATGCGCTATCGCATCGAGAAGCACCACATCGATGTTAGCGAACTGCACTGA
- a CDS encoding sensor histidine kinase: MFQQLKVKSDVDRDAQARANDPMSDAEDARLAAATELTRTERGVALRALAGQLAHQMRNPLAAIRAACSSLREDLSNEEHQQRLDMTLHEVDRLLTLVTGTVKSVSAKPEQPRRLDLADEVHDVVAIARDSIPQLGTVDVSGDTGIECSLPRNTFRASLFSLLDHVVDTYHPDPLRVELRRSNGRAQIDFKVADEYAAGAPDGFHQTTLVRSGDGRSIGLVVAERFARDNGGRLAHFVNANDSQALTLDLPCTDV; this comes from the coding sequence ATGTTTCAACAACTGAAGGTGAAAAGTGATGTTGATCGCGACGCTCAAGCACGTGCCAACGATCCGATGAGCGACGCGGAGGATGCACGCCTGGCGGCAGCTACCGAATTGACGCGCACGGAACGTGGCGTTGCGCTACGCGCACTTGCCGGACAACTGGCCCACCAGATGCGTAACCCGCTTGCCGCCATCCGCGCCGCATGTTCGAGTCTGCGCGAAGATCTGTCGAACGAAGAACATCAGCAGCGGCTCGATATGACGCTACACGAAGTCGATCGACTGCTGACGCTGGTCACCGGTACCGTCAAGTCCGTCAGCGCGAAGCCGGAGCAACCGCGCCGCCTGGACCTGGCCGATGAAGTGCACGATGTGGTCGCCATTGCACGCGACAGTATTCCGCAACTCGGGACAGTCGACGTCTCCGGCGACACCGGCATTGAGTGCTCTTTGCCGCGCAACACGTTCCGGGCTTCGTTGTTCAGCCTGCTCGACCACGTCGTCGATACCTACCATCCCGATCCACTGCGCGTAGAACTTCGGCGCAGCAATGGACGGGCACAGATCGATTTCAAGGTGGCGGACGAATATGCCGCGGGTGCGCCCGATGGCTTTCACCAGACCACCCTGGTGCGTTCAGGAGACGGTCGCTCAATCGGCTTGGTCGTCGCCGAACGTTTTGCGAGAGACAACGGTGGAAGGTTGGCCCACTTTGTCAACGCCAATGACTCTCAAGCCCTAACTCTGGATCTACCCTGCACCGATGTCTGA
- a CDS encoding VTT domain-containing protein codes for MNQVARADEATTAHSPILEPGRNCWLVEEASRVGVVIDAADYFAAFAEACLKAKRQIVILGWDFDRHERLHRDDEPRDYPDELGAFLVHLVKQRPELNVYLLSWDFNMIYAAERELLPALRLRAQAPPRFHFRLDGRHPKGASHHQKIVVVDNQLAFVGGIDLSRWRWDTHEHAPDDPRRVDPNGKPYPPFHDMMFVIEGKAAARLGELARERWHRVNRRRIKDVPSGLESPWPDCVQPVLHDAETAIARTFPAYNGNDAVDEVKRLHLDMIAAAERFIYIENQYFTARCLADAIRNRLREKNGPEVVLVLPEHTGGWLEQVTMDVLRARVVARMQQADEHGRLHVLYPHREGLGDTCISVHAKLMIIDDRALRLGSANASSRSMGLDTECDVAIESHDSGDDVGLFITDFRRRLMAEHLGQSVERVEQAESKHTTLIDVIEELGSDERGLKPLDCSVSESLDEAVPDSGLIDPTEPFSGDYFMQQYVPKERRKTGRKRLFIFVGVIVALLALAAAWRWTPLQEWATPERMSQLLSAVPSEEGRAAVAIGGFALASLAMIPLMLLAVVAGIMFEGWKAFLFILAAALLSSATGFLAGRFISGDTLRRLGGTRWERVSRRLAKRGIVAVAVLRLVPIAPFAVFNLVAGGSHVTLRQFMLGSLLGLAPGLGAITLFSDSLWQTVQNPSASNIAIVAAVGVLLLGFTWFARRWLRTA; via the coding sequence ATGAATCAGGTAGCACGTGCGGATGAAGCCACGACGGCGCATTCGCCCATTCTCGAACCGGGGCGCAACTGCTGGCTTGTCGAGGAGGCCTCGCGCGTCGGCGTCGTGATCGACGCGGCAGATTATTTTGCGGCCTTCGCCGAAGCCTGCTTGAAGGCCAAGCGGCAGATAGTGATTCTCGGTTGGGATTTCGACCGGCACGAGCGCTTGCACCGTGATGACGAGCCACGTGACTACCCGGATGAACTCGGCGCCTTTCTGGTTCACTTGGTCAAGCAGCGTCCCGAGCTGAACGTGTACCTGCTGTCGTGGGATTTCAACATGATCTACGCGGCGGAACGCGAGTTGCTGCCGGCTCTGCGTCTGCGTGCCCAGGCGCCGCCGCGTTTCCATTTCCGTCTCGATGGGCGTCATCCCAAAGGTGCGTCGCACCACCAGAAGATTGTTGTTGTCGACAACCAACTCGCCTTCGTCGGCGGCATAGACTTGAGCCGATGGCGCTGGGACACGCACGAACATGCACCGGACGATCCGCGCCGGGTCGATCCGAACGGCAAACCTTATCCACCGTTTCACGACATGATGTTTGTTATCGAGGGTAAGGCGGCGGCGCGGCTCGGCGAACTGGCGCGTGAACGCTGGCATCGGGTCAATCGCCGTCGTATCAAGGATGTGCCGTCCGGCCTAGAAAGCCCGTGGCCGGACTGCGTCCAGCCGGTATTGCACGATGCCGAAACCGCTATCGCGCGCACTTTTCCCGCGTACAACGGCAACGACGCGGTTGATGAGGTCAAGCGATTGCATCTCGATATGATCGCTGCAGCCGAGCGCTTCATCTACATCGAGAACCAATACTTCACCGCACGTTGTCTTGCTGATGCGATTCGCAATCGCCTGAGAGAGAAGAACGGCCCCGAGGTCGTTCTGGTGCTGCCGGAGCATACCGGCGGCTGGCTTGAACAGGTGACCATGGATGTACTGCGCGCCAGGGTTGTCGCCCGGATGCAGCAGGCCGATGAGCACGGGCGGCTGCATGTCCTTTATCCACACCGCGAGGGTTTGGGCGACACGTGCATCAGCGTGCATGCAAAGTTGATGATCATCGATGATCGCGCCTTGCGCCTGGGATCAGCCAACGCCAGTAGCCGTTCGATGGGTCTCGATACCGAATGCGATGTCGCGATCGAATCGCACGACAGCGGAGACGACGTCGGCCTGTTCATCACCGACTTCCGGCGCCGCCTGATGGCCGAGCACCTTGGCCAATCCGTTGAGCGGGTGGAGCAGGCCGAGTCGAAACACACAACGTTGATCGATGTAATCGAAGAACTGGGCAGCGATGAGCGCGGCCTCAAACCGCTGGATTGCAGCGTGTCTGAATCGCTCGACGAAGCCGTGCCCGATTCGGGCCTGATTGACCCTACGGAGCCGTTCAGCGGTGATTACTTTATGCAGCAATACGTACCCAAGGAACGACGCAAGACGGGCCGCAAACGGTTGTTTATCTTCGTCGGCGTGATTGTCGCGTTGCTGGCACTGGCGGCAGCGTGGCGTTGGACGCCATTGCAGGAGTGGGCGACACCCGAACGCATGTCGCAGTTGTTGTCGGCGGTACCGTCGGAAGAGGGGCGCGCAGCTGTGGCCATCGGTGGCTTTGCGCTGGCCAGCCTGGCGATGATCCCGTTGATGTTGTTGGCCGTCGTCGCCGGCATCATGTTCGAAGGGTGGAAGGCGTTCCTGTTTATTCTGGCGGCCGCATTGCTCTCGTCGGCAACCGGTTTTCTCGCCGGCCGGTTCATCAGTGGCGATACCTTGCGCAGATTGGGTGGCACGCGCTGGGAACGCGTCAGCCGTCGTCTCGCCAAGCGCGGCATCGTCGCCGTGGCCGTGTTGCGCTTGGTGCCGATCGCGCCGTTCGCGGTGTTCAACCTGGTGGCCGGCGGCTCGCATGTGACACTGCGTCAGTTCATGTTGGGCAGTCTGCTTGGTCTCGCGCCGGGCCTGGGGGCGATCACGTTGTTCTCAGACAGCCTTTGGCAGACCGTGCAGAACCCGTCGGCGAGCAACATCGCTATCGTCGCGGCGGTCGGTGTGCTGCTGTTGGGGTTCACCTGGTTTGCCCGGCGTTGGCTGAGAACCGCTTAA
- the nhaA gene encoding Na+/H+ antiporter NhaA, whose translation MASTLQFTVNNERWQSLRSTFPPTAVNAAMTGLERRAEKLWNPFRAFIGAQATASALLLLALLAALFMANSPLAETLEHLSHFELGFVVGGNTVTWSLLHLVNDGLISLFFFLIGLEVKRELLAGELKDTDRVKLLAGAALGGMAVPAILYATVNASMGGGVPHGWGIPMATDTAIAIGVLAALGSRVPKSVIAFLVGVAILDDIGAILVIALVYTETLHITPLLVAASLLLALILLNALGVRHPFGYTVLGVLIWAAIVQSGVHASIAGVVVAAAVPARPQVKAATLKRRVRDLVGRVSTRASAHDVLAEAETHERIVEVERVAQAATTPLRRWENGLELPVALIVLPLFAFLNAGIVIDRAAFDELASNPVSLGILAGLILGKPIGIVGGVWLSESLRWAKRPDDMNNRRLIGIGLLSGVGFTMSTFIAHLALGQGGDGLAVAKLAIVTASLVAAVAGYLALRMAADPR comes from the coding sequence GTGGCATCGACCTTGCAATTCACGGTGAACAATGAGCGCTGGCAGTCGCTGCGCTCGACATTCCCACCAACGGCAGTGAATGCAGCGATGACAGGGCTCGAAAGGCGTGCGGAGAAACTGTGGAACCCGTTCCGGGCTTTCATCGGCGCGCAGGCCACCGCCAGCGCGCTCCTGCTGCTCGCGCTGCTTGCGGCTTTGTTCATGGCCAACTCGCCGCTGGCTGAAACACTCGAACACCTCAGCCACTTCGAACTCGGGTTCGTCGTCGGCGGGAACACGGTAACCTGGTCGTTGCTGCACCTGGTCAATGACGGCTTGATTTCGCTGTTCTTCTTTCTCATCGGCCTGGAGGTCAAACGCGAGTTGCTGGCGGGCGAGTTGAAAGACACCGACCGCGTCAAGCTGTTGGCCGGAGCGGCGCTGGGCGGGATGGCGGTGCCGGCGATTCTCTATGCGACGGTCAATGCGAGCATGGGGGGCGGCGTGCCTCACGGCTGGGGCATTCCGATGGCCACCGATACAGCGATCGCGATCGGTGTGCTGGCCGCGCTCGGTTCGCGGGTGCCCAAGAGCGTTATCGCCTTTCTGGTGGGTGTAGCGATACTCGACGATATCGGCGCCATCCTGGTGATCGCGCTGGTCTACACCGAAACGCTGCACATCACGCCGTTGTTGGTCGCAGCAAGCTTGCTGCTTGCGCTGATCCTGCTGAACGCACTTGGGGTTCGTCATCCCTTCGGTTACACCGTGCTGGGCGTGTTGATCTGGGCCGCGATCGTACAGTCGGGCGTACATGCCAGCATTGCCGGCGTCGTGGTTGCCGCGGCTGTTCCCGCGCGGCCGCAGGTCAAGGCAGCGACGCTCAAACGCCGGGTGCGCGATCTGGTGGGCCGGGTATCGACGAGGGCCAGCGCGCACGATGTGCTGGCCGAAGCCGAAACGCATGAACGAATCGTCGAAGTCGAGCGTGTCGCCCAGGCAGCGACCACACCGCTGCGCCGCTGGGAGAATGGATTGGAGCTGCCGGTGGCGTTGATCGTCCTGCCACTGTTTGCCTTCCTCAACGCCGGTATCGTGATCGACCGTGCGGCCTTCGATGAACTGGCGTCCAATCCCGTGTCGCTGGGAATTCTTGCCGGTCTGATTTTGGGTAAGCCGATTGGTATCGTCGGCGGTGTGTGGTTAAGCGAGTCTCTGCGCTGGGCCAAGCGACCCGATGATATGAACAACCGTCGCTTGATCGGTATCGGCCTGTTGTCGGGCGTGGGGTTCACGATGTCTACCTTCATTGCTCACTTGGCACTGGGCCAGGGTGGCGATGGCCTGGCGGTCGCCAAACTGGCCATCGTGACGGCCTCTCTGGTCGCTGCTGTCGCGGGTTACCTGGCGCTACGCATGGCCGCCGACCCTCGCTGA